One window of the Triplophysa rosa unplaced genomic scaffold, Trosa_1v2 scaffold494, whole genome shotgun sequence genome contains the following:
- the LOC130550956 gene encoding nuclear GTPase SLIP-GC-like isoform X2 gives MDKDTRRKATIGIFGRTGEGKSSLLNAVLGQFLLPSGGFGACTAVITQVEANLNDSNYIAEIELISKEEWESEIASPGKGEDNQLTEMIKERIIALYGADAENKTLEELKRDDKYTEIYNVLSDGKKKISSSDPSEFVSSVGRYLEHNLANPGGWYWPLVKCVTIKIPNCRELLEHIVLVDLPGTGDCDKIRDDLWKTKIRECSSVWIVSDIKRAVTDRDPWEILQHCIEDLGPGGECKYINFICTKTDDMKPAEHLRSTKLTEAQTPGHSLDVKTKCIVDRNNLAKRTIKQKLYSSKSEESKERFITDVFTVSSTAYFDENSHLEPSETEIPKLRDILINLNKSINQKLTRDYINEAKGVLSLIQSVQLDKEKNMKKVIEDLQTNIVKELKLLDGHFEDLYETLKRCLSKGVEESVRSCVNTTQDMLSSVRPKGNRGFHKIFRAMCGRGGFYWPRKWNEPLDLNKCLTKHMYDNINEEFVLMFPVNDNDKRTEKSIQDKLDKFSIIQCFFSTTPMPHPIHIFIQTQETKLKASLSRVIVEKKKEIYSSIYTTIQKNMAPGYKRAAEETGDGAMQRMENATIETIEQLKHQMFNEAKVKALDAFNELKLHIMKTLESELKRSVKRSLSHTSKTTLLDVSREIQELEALSQQLHT, from the exons ATGGATAAAGACACCAGAAGGAAGGCAACCATTGGGATTTTTGGAAGGACAGGAGAAGGGAAAAGCTCTTTATTGAACGCAGTACTGGGACAGTTTTTACTGCCATCTGGTGGTTTTGGTGCTTGTACAGCTGTTATAACACAGGTGGAGGCAAATCTGAATGACTCTAACTACATAGCAGAGATTGAACTCATTTCTAAAGAG GAATGGGAAAGTGAGATTGCTTCACCAGGTAAAGGTGAGGATAACCAATTAACAGAAATGATTAAAGAAAGGATCATTGCCCTGTATGGAGCTGATGCTGAGAATAAAACATTAGAGGAGCTGAAGAGAGATGACAAATATACTGaaatttacaatgttttgtcGGATGGAAAGAAGAAAATATCAAGCAGTGAT CCCTCAGAGTTTGTCAGCTCTGTCGGTCGTTACTTGGAACATAATTTAGCAAATCCTGGTGGCTGGTACTGGCCGCTTGTGAAGTGTGTGACGATCAAAATCCCAAACTGTCGTGAACTCTTGGAGCACATTGTCCTTGTTGATCTGCCTGGTACTGGAGACTGTGACAAGATCAGAGATGACCTCTGGAAAACT aaaataaGAGAGTGCTCCTCTGTGTGGATTGTAAGTGACATCAAGCGAGCAGTTACAGACAGAGACCCCTGGGAGATATTACAACACTGTATTGAAGACTTGGGACCTGGAGGAGAATGCAAATACATAAACTTCATCTGTACTAAAACTGATGACATGAAACCAGCAGAACACCTCAG ATCTACAAAGCTTACTGAGGCCCAGACTCCAGGACATAGTTTG GATGTGAAAACAAAGTGCATAGTTGATCGAAACAACCTGGCAAAgagaacaataaaacaaaagttaTACAGTTCTAAAAGTGAG GAATCAAAGGAAAGATTCATCACTGATGTTTTCACTGTAAGCTCCACAGCATATTTTGATGAAAATTCACACCTGGAACCTTCTGAAACAG AGATACCTAAACTGAGGGATATCCTCATAAACCTTAACAAGAGCATCAACCAAAAACTGACCAGAGATTATATCAATGAAGCAAAAGGAGTTTTGTCCTTGATCCAAAGTGTCCAACTggataaagagaaaaacatG AAAAAAGTCATTGAGGACCTGCAGACAAACATAGTGAAGGAACTGAAGCTGCTGGATGGTCATTTTGAAGATCTTTATGAGACTCTGAAGCGATGTCTCTCAAAGGGTGTAGAAGAATCAGTGAGATCGTGTGTTAATACCACACAGGACATGTTATCATCT GTTCGGCCAAAGGGTAACAGAGGATTCCACAAAATCTTTCGAGCCATGTGTGGGAGAGGAGGATTCTACTGGCCAAGAAAATGGAATGAACCTTTAGATTTAAACAAGTGTTTGACCAAACACATGTACGACAACATTAATGAGGAGTTTGTGTTGATGTTTCC TGTTAATGATAATGACAAGAGAACAGAGAAATCAATACAAGACAAGCTTGACAAGTTCAGCATCATCCAGTGTTTCTTCTCAACAACACCTATGCCACATCCTATTCACATCTTCATCCAAACACAG GAAACCAAACTGAAGGCATCACTCAGCAGAGTCATCGTAGAGAAGAAGAAGGAAATCTACTCATCAATCTATACAACCATTCAGAAGAACATGGCTCCTGGCTACAAGA GAGCTGCAGAGGAGACAGGAGATGGAGCCATGCAGAGGATGGAAAATGCAACAATAGAAACAATTGAACAGTTAAAACATCAAATGTTCAATGAGGCAAAAGTGAAAGCACTTGACGCATTCAATGAATTGAAG TTGCATATAATGAAAACTCTTGAATCAGAACTGAAGAGATCAGTGAAGCGCTCGCTTTCACATACCAGTAAAACCACTCTGTTGG ATGTGTCCAGAGAGATTCAAGAGCTGGAGGCACTATCACAGCAGCTGCacacttaa
- the LOC130550956 gene encoding nuclear GTPase SLIP-GC-like isoform X1, with protein MIHRDAFSKMDKDTRRKATIGIFGRTGEGKSSLLNAVLGQFLLPSGGFGACTAVITQVEANLNDSNYIAEIELISKEEWESEIASPGKGEDNQLTEMIKERIIALYGADAENKTLEELKRDDKYTEIYNVLSDGKKKISSSDPSEFVSSVGRYLEHNLANPGGWYWPLVKCVTIKIPNCRELLEHIVLVDLPGTGDCDKIRDDLWKTKIRECSSVWIVSDIKRAVTDRDPWEILQHCIEDLGPGGECKYINFICTKTDDMKPAEHLRSTKLTEAQTPGHSLDVKTKCIVDRNNLAKRTIKQKLYSSKSEESKERFITDVFTVSSTAYFDENSHLEPSETEIPKLRDILINLNKSINQKLTRDYINEAKGVLSLIQSVQLDKEKNMKKVIEDLQTNIVKELKLLDGHFEDLYETLKRCLSKGVEESVRSCVNTTQDMLSSVRPKGNRGFHKIFRAMCGRGGFYWPRKWNEPLDLNKCLTKHMYDNINEEFVLMFPVNDNDKRTEKSIQDKLDKFSIIQCFFSTTPMPHPIHIFIQTQETKLKASLSRVIVEKKKEIYSSIYTTIQKNMAPGYKRAAEETGDGAMQRMENATIETIEQLKHQMFNEAKVKALDAFNELKLHIMKTLESELKRSVKRSLSHTSKTTLLDVSREIQELEALSQQLHT; from the exons ATGATACACAGAGATGCCTTTTCAAAGATGGATAAAGACACCAGAAGGAAGGCAACCATTGGGATTTTTGGAAGGACAGGAGAAGGGAAAAGCTCTTTATTGAACGCAGTACTGGGACAGTTTTTACTGCCATCTGGTGGTTTTGGTGCTTGTACAGCTGTTATAACACAGGTGGAGGCAAATCTGAATGACTCTAACTACATAGCAGAGATTGAACTCATTTCTAAAGAG GAATGGGAAAGTGAGATTGCTTCACCAGGTAAAGGTGAGGATAACCAATTAACAGAAATGATTAAAGAAAGGATCATTGCCCTGTATGGAGCTGATGCTGAGAATAAAACATTAGAGGAGCTGAAGAGAGATGACAAATATACTGaaatttacaatgttttgtcGGATGGAAAGAAGAAAATATCAAGCAGTGAT CCCTCAGAGTTTGTCAGCTCTGTCGGTCGTTACTTGGAACATAATTTAGCAAATCCTGGTGGCTGGTACTGGCCGCTTGTGAAGTGTGTGACGATCAAAATCCCAAACTGTCGTGAACTCTTGGAGCACATTGTCCTTGTTGATCTGCCTGGTACTGGAGACTGTGACAAGATCAGAGATGACCTCTGGAAAACT aaaataaGAGAGTGCTCCTCTGTGTGGATTGTAAGTGACATCAAGCGAGCAGTTACAGACAGAGACCCCTGGGAGATATTACAACACTGTATTGAAGACTTGGGACCTGGAGGAGAATGCAAATACATAAACTTCATCTGTACTAAAACTGATGACATGAAACCAGCAGAACACCTCAG ATCTACAAAGCTTACTGAGGCCCAGACTCCAGGACATAGTTTG GATGTGAAAACAAAGTGCATAGTTGATCGAAACAACCTGGCAAAgagaacaataaaacaaaagttaTACAGTTCTAAAAGTGAG GAATCAAAGGAAAGATTCATCACTGATGTTTTCACTGTAAGCTCCACAGCATATTTTGATGAAAATTCACACCTGGAACCTTCTGAAACAG AGATACCTAAACTGAGGGATATCCTCATAAACCTTAACAAGAGCATCAACCAAAAACTGACCAGAGATTATATCAATGAAGCAAAAGGAGTTTTGTCCTTGATCCAAAGTGTCCAACTggataaagagaaaaacatG AAAAAAGTCATTGAGGACCTGCAGACAAACATAGTGAAGGAACTGAAGCTGCTGGATGGTCATTTTGAAGATCTTTATGAGACTCTGAAGCGATGTCTCTCAAAGGGTGTAGAAGAATCAGTGAGATCGTGTGTTAATACCACACAGGACATGTTATCATCT GTTCGGCCAAAGGGTAACAGAGGATTCCACAAAATCTTTCGAGCCATGTGTGGGAGAGGAGGATTCTACTGGCCAAGAAAATGGAATGAACCTTTAGATTTAAACAAGTGTTTGACCAAACACATGTACGACAACATTAATGAGGAGTTTGTGTTGATGTTTCC TGTTAATGATAATGACAAGAGAACAGAGAAATCAATACAAGACAAGCTTGACAAGTTCAGCATCATCCAGTGTTTCTTCTCAACAACACCTATGCCACATCCTATTCACATCTTCATCCAAACACAG GAAACCAAACTGAAGGCATCACTCAGCAGAGTCATCGTAGAGAAGAAGAAGGAAATCTACTCATCAATCTATACAACCATTCAGAAGAACATGGCTCCTGGCTACAAGA GAGCTGCAGAGGAGACAGGAGATGGAGCCATGCAGAGGATGGAAAATGCAACAATAGAAACAATTGAACAGTTAAAACATCAAATGTTCAATGAGGCAAAAGTGAAAGCACTTGACGCATTCAATGAATTGAAG TTGCATATAATGAAAACTCTTGAATCAGAACTGAAGAGATCAGTGAAGCGCTCGCTTTCACATACCAGTAAAACCACTCTGTTGG ATGTGTCCAGAGAGATTCAAGAGCTGGAGGCACTATCACAGCAGCTGCacacttaa